From Brochothrix thermosphacta DSM 20171 = FSL F6-1036, a single genomic window includes:
- the lgt gene encoding prolipoprotein diacylglyceryl transferase, whose amino-acid sequence MTEPLNPIALQIGGLAIHWYGIIIASAVVIAFLLTIPEAKRQNFDHEKFIDLLIWAIPLAIISARIYYVAFEWSYYSQHPGDIIKIWEGGIAIYGALIGAVVTAIIFTRIKKISFWQIVDIAAPSLIIAQAIGRWGNFMNQEAYGEAVSRTYLEGLHLPTFIINQMNIEGVYHHPTFLYESLWSIVGFIVLLVIRRLLPLKSGEVFISYVIWYSFGRFFIEGMRTDSLMLDIFGADLRVSQVLALLLVLGGIGLWVYRRLTNKNLPYYKDAER is encoded by the coding sequence ATGACAGAACCACTTAATCCAATTGCATTACAAATTGGTGGATTAGCTATTCATTGGTACGGCATTATTATTGCATCAGCAGTAGTCATTGCTTTTTTATTAACGATTCCTGAAGCTAAAAGACAAAATTTTGATCATGAAAAATTTATTGATTTACTTATTTGGGCAATCCCACTGGCAATTATATCGGCTCGTATATATTACGTGGCCTTTGAATGGTCATACTACAGTCAGCATCCAGGAGATATCATCAAGATTTGGGAAGGCGGTATCGCTATATACGGCGCTTTAATCGGAGCTGTTGTGACTGCTATTATCTTTACGCGTATTAAGAAAATTTCTTTTTGGCAAATTGTTGATATTGCAGCACCATCCCTGATTATTGCCCAGGCAATCGGTCGTTGGGGAAACTTTATGAATCAAGAGGCATATGGAGAAGCCGTATCGCGTACTTATTTAGAAGGTCTACACTTGCCAACGTTTATAATTAACCAAATGAACATTGAGGGCGTTTATCACCACCCAACTTTCCTTTATGAATCACTTTGGAGCATTGTCGGTTTTATCGTCTTGTTGGTGATCCGTCGCTTGTTACCACTCAAAAGCGGTGAAGTATTTATTAGTTATGTGATTTGGTACTCATTTGGACGTTTCTTTATCGAAGGAATGCGAACAGATAGTTTAATGCTCGATATTTTTGGAGCAGATTTACGTGTATCGCAAGTATTAGCGTTGTTATTAGTACTTGGTGGCATTGGTTTATGGGTGTATCGTCGTTTGACGAACAAAAACTTGCCTTACTACAAAGATGCTGAACGCTAA
- the uvrA gene encoding excinuclease ABC subunit UvrA: MRKNEISVQGARVNNLKNIDVVIPRDKLVVITGLSGSGKSSLAFDTLYAEGQRRYVESLSAYARQFLGQMDKPDVDTIEGLSPAISIDQKTTSHNPRSTVGTVTEINDYLRLLYARVGHPICPNHNIEIKAQTIEKMVERIMALPERSRIQILSPLVRGKKGEHKKLLQDIKKEGYVRVRVDGELYDVSDEITLEKNKKHNIDIIIDRIVVKEGIETRLSDSLEAALRLADGYAVIDVAESEELLFSEHYACPYCGFNVGELEPRLFSFNAPYGSCETCDGLGRTLKADIELVIPDMQKTLNEGAFVAWNPISSKYYPQMLASACHDFNIDMDTPFADLSADDQQLLLNGSGERLFHFHYTNDFGNTKDVDIPFEGVMTNIERRYKETNSDFVRDTMMGYMAEQPCKACSGYRLNEKARSVKIAGRHIGEICELAIVDSVKWVEALTLGAQDAQIAEPIVKEICNRLGFLDNVGLEYLTLARTAGTLSGGEAQRIRLATQIGSKLTGVLYILDEPSIGLHQRDNARLIDALKEMRDIGNTLIVVEHDEDTMMAADYLIDVGPGAGEHGGEIVAAGTPEKVMKNRKSLTGQYLNGKKFITVPTERRKGNGNFLKVTGATENNLKNIDFTVPLNTFTTVTGVSGSGKSTIVNEIVRKALSRHVNRANVKPGKHKKITGMEHIEKIIDINQSPIGRTPRSNPATYTGVFDDIRDLFTATNEAKVRGYKKGRFSFNVKGGRCEACRGDGIIKIEMHFLPDVYVPCEVCHGKRYNSETLDIHYRGKNISDILNMTIEEGVEFFQNVPRIERKLRTIVDVGLGYVRLGQPATTLSGGEAQRVKLASELHKRSAGKSFYILDEPTTGLHADDIKRLLTVMQRLVDNGDTVLVIEHNLDVIKQADNIIDLGPEGGAGGGQVIAVGTPEEICKVPESYTGKYLKEVLERDKARVSATVKKAKAK; this comes from the coding sequence GTGAGAAAAAATGAAATCAGTGTGCAAGGCGCACGCGTTAATAACTTAAAGAATATCGATGTGGTAATTCCGCGCGATAAATTAGTAGTGATCACTGGGCTATCAGGCTCTGGTAAATCATCGTTAGCATTTGACACGCTATACGCTGAGGGACAACGTCGTTATGTTGAATCATTGTCGGCATACGCACGTCAATTTTTAGGTCAAATGGATAAACCTGATGTGGATACAATCGAAGGCTTATCGCCTGCGATTTCAATCGATCAAAAAACGACGAGCCATAATCCGCGTTCAACAGTCGGGACAGTAACTGAAATTAATGATTATTTACGTTTGCTTTATGCACGTGTCGGCCATCCTATTTGTCCAAATCACAATATCGAAATTAAAGCGCAAACGATTGAGAAAATGGTTGAACGTATTATGGCTTTGCCAGAACGCTCACGTATTCAAATATTATCACCGCTTGTTCGTGGAAAAAAAGGTGAACATAAAAAGCTCTTACAAGATATCAAAAAAGAAGGTTATGTTCGTGTCCGTGTTGATGGGGAGCTTTATGATGTCTCAGATGAGATTACGTTGGAAAAAAATAAAAAACATAATATTGATATTATTATTGACCGTATTGTTGTAAAAGAAGGCATCGAAACACGTTTGTCAGATTCATTGGAAGCCGCTTTACGTTTAGCAGATGGTTATGCAGTCATTGATGTCGCTGAGAGTGAGGAACTACTCTTTAGTGAACATTATGCGTGTCCTTATTGTGGTTTTAACGTTGGGGAACTTGAACCTAGACTGTTTTCTTTCAATGCACCATACGGATCATGTGAAACATGTGATGGGTTAGGAAGAACATTAAAAGCGGATATCGAGTTAGTGATACCTGATATGCAGAAAACACTTAATGAAGGTGCGTTTGTCGCATGGAATCCAATCAGTTCAAAATATTACCCACAAATGTTAGCAAGTGCGTGTCACGATTTTAATATCGATATGGATACACCGTTTGCGGACTTAAGTGCGGATGATCAACAGCTGTTATTAAACGGTTCTGGTGAGCGCTTATTCCATTTTCATTACACCAACGATTTTGGGAATACCAAAGATGTTGATATTCCGTTTGAAGGTGTGATGACAAATATTGAGCGTCGTTACAAAGAAACAAATTCTGATTTTGTGCGTGATACAATGATGGGTTATATGGCAGAACAACCGTGTAAAGCGTGTTCTGGTTACCGTCTTAATGAAAAAGCGCGTTCAGTTAAAATTGCAGGACGCCATATTGGTGAAATTTGTGAATTGGCAATTGTTGATTCGGTTAAATGGGTTGAAGCACTTACTTTAGGTGCACAAGACGCTCAAATAGCAGAACCCATCGTTAAAGAAATTTGTAACCGTTTAGGTTTTCTTGATAACGTCGGTTTGGAGTACTTAACTTTAGCGCGTACAGCAGGAACATTATCAGGTGGGGAAGCCCAACGTATTCGTTTGGCAACTCAAATCGGTTCAAAATTGACAGGTGTTCTTTATATCTTAGATGAGCCTTCTATCGGGTTACATCAGCGTGATAACGCGCGTTTGATTGATGCATTGAAAGAAATGCGTGACATCGGAAACACATTAATTGTCGTTGAACATGATGAAGATACGATGATGGCTGCCGATTATTTAATTGATGTTGGCCCTGGTGCGGGTGAACATGGTGGTGAAATTGTTGCTGCTGGAACGCCAGAAAAAGTCATGAAGAACCGCAAGTCATTAACCGGGCAATATTTAAACGGTAAAAAGTTTATTACGGTTCCAACAGAAAGACGTAAAGGTAACGGTAACTTCTTAAAAGTAACCGGGGCAACAGAAAACAATTTGAAGAATATTGATTTTACAGTCCCATTAAATACCTTTACAACAGTAACCGGTGTCTCGGGTTCTGGTAAAAGTACTATTGTGAATGAAATTGTGCGTAAAGCATTATCGCGTCATGTCAATCGTGCGAATGTTAAACCTGGTAAACATAAAAAGATCACAGGTATGGAACACATTGAGAAAATAATTGATATTAATCAATCGCCTATTGGTCGAACACCACGTTCGAACCCAGCGACGTATACAGGTGTATTTGATGACATTCGTGATTTATTCACCGCGACAAATGAAGCGAAAGTACGTGGCTATAAAAAAGGTCGTTTTAGTTTTAATGTGAAAGGTGGTCGCTGTGAAGCTTGTCGTGGCGATGGTATTATTAAAATTGAGATGCATTTCTTGCCAGATGTGTATGTCCCTTGTGAAGTTTGTCACGGTAAACGTTACAACAGTGAGACGCTCGATATTCATTATCGCGGTAAAAATATTAGTGATATATTGAATATGACGATTGAAGAAGGCGTTGAATTTTTCCAAAATGTGCCGCGCATCGAACGTAAGTTAAGAACAATCGTTGATGTTGGTTTAGGTTATGTTCGTCTAGGTCAACCAGCGACAACTTTATCGGGTGGTGAAGCACAACGTGTTAAATTAGCCTCAGAGCTACATAAACGTTCGGCTGGTAAATCATTCTATATCTTAGATGAACCGACAACAGGTTTGCATGCTGATGATATCAAGCGTTTATTAACAGTGATGCAGCGTTTAGTCGATAATGGTGATACGGTGTTGGTGATTGAGCATAATCTTGATGTGATTAAACAAGCCGATAATATCATTGATTTGGGACCAGAAGGTGGAGCTGGCGGTGGACAAGTAATCGCAGTTGGGACACCGGAAGAAATTTGTAAAGTCCCTGAATCATATACAGGTAAATATTTAAAAGAAGTACTAGAACGTGATAAGGCACGCGTGAGTGCCACAGTGAAAAAAGCTAAAGCGAAATAA
- the hprK gene encoding HPr(Ser) kinase/phosphatase: protein MVEPSVTVEALYENMDFKLLAGEKGLNHEVQVSDLSRPGLELSGFMNYYPEDRIQLFGMAETSYLENLTSAEKTVLFDKLCTPRTPAFVIARSLPAPQELVDIANERGIPVLSSKLKTTRLSVYITNFLETELAPISTMHGVLVDIYGVGVLIRGNSGVGKSETALELVQRGHRLVADDSVEIRQLDGITLIGRSPKLIEHLLEIRGLGIINVMDLFGAGSVRPDKKISLVIELELWDAQKQYDRVGLEEHTTGICDVQVPKITVPVRPGRNLAVIIEVACMNFRLKQLGNNAARKFTDSLTQEIQSKNNNN from the coding sequence ATGGTAGAACCAAGTGTAACTGTAGAAGCCTTATATGAAAACATGGATTTTAAATTATTAGCAGGAGAAAAAGGGTTAAATCATGAGGTACAAGTCAGTGATTTATCACGTCCAGGCCTTGAATTATCGGGTTTTATGAACTACTACCCAGAAGACCGTATTCAATTATTTGGGATGGCTGAAACATCCTATTTAGAAAATTTGACAAGCGCTGAAAAAACAGTGCTATTTGATAAATTATGTACGCCGCGCACTCCCGCGTTTGTCATTGCGCGTAGCTTACCGGCACCACAAGAATTAGTAGATATTGCCAATGAACGTGGTATTCCCGTTTTAAGTTCAAAACTGAAAACAACGCGTTTATCAGTGTATATTACGAACTTTTTAGAAACTGAGTTGGCACCTATATCAACTATGCATGGTGTACTTGTTGATATTTATGGTGTGGGTGTTCTCATTCGTGGAAACTCGGGTGTAGGCAAAAGTGAAACGGCATTGGAATTGGTTCAGAGAGGTCATCGTTTGGTGGCTGATGATTCAGTTGAAATCCGTCAACTTGATGGCATTACTTTAATTGGTCGTTCACCTAAGTTAATTGAACACCTTTTGGAAATTCGTGGTTTAGGTATCATCAATGTGATGGATCTGTTTGGTGCGGGTTCAGTACGACCAGATAAAAAAATCTCATTGGTGATTGAATTAGAATTATGGGATGCACAAAAACAATACGATCGTGTGGGCTTAGAAGAACATACGACGGGGATTTGCGATGTTCAAGTTCCTAAAATTACAGTGCCTGTACGTCCAGGACGAAACCTTGCTGTCATCATCGAAGTTGCCTGTATGAATTTCCGTTTGAAACAACTGGGAAATAATGCGGCGCGTAAATTTACAGACAGTCTAACACAAGAAATCCAAAGTAAAAATAACAATAACTAA
- a CDS encoding NAD-dependent succinate-semialdehyde dehydrogenase, which produces MDKTKIETLIEEVPKGLFINGQWQEADGGKQTEVINPATGQVIAHVANAGEKETEQAITAAEKAFPKWSGLTADERGAWLHKMADAIRGAAKDLAVVMTIEQGKPLNQAEAEILSGAACLDWNAEEVKRLKGETIPGPTGELLLVQHEPLGVVAAITPWNFPSAMITRKMAPAIAVGNTVVLKPSPETPLSALALMALFDKIGLPAGVVNIVTGDAKAIGGVLTADNRVRKLTFTGSTAVGKMLFAQSADTVKKLSLELGGHAPFIVFEDANVDKVVADLVAAKFRNNGQVCTSPNRIFVHESIQATFTEKLVSAVEQVKIANGLDENASAGPLIREDAIEKIDKQLDDAKGKGAKILSGGERLTGAEFDDGYFYKPTVITGITKEMAIFYEETFGPVLPIITFNEDDEVIEAANDTLYGLASYFYTNDIGRIAEVGRRLQYGMVGVNSINISYPQTPFGGVKHSGFGRENGAQGLSDYIQVKFLNITYKK; this is translated from the coding sequence ATGGATAAAACTAAAATCGAAACGCTGATAGAGGAAGTCCCGAAAGGGTTATTTATTAATGGCCAATGGCAAGAAGCTGATGGTGGAAAACAGACAGAAGTAATTAACCCAGCAACAGGGCAAGTGATTGCTCATGTAGCAAATGCGGGTGAAAAAGAAACCGAACAAGCGATTACAGCAGCTGAAAAGGCTTTTCCGAAATGGTCTGGTTTAACAGCCGATGAACGTGGCGCGTGGTTACATAAAATGGCTGACGCAATTCGTGGTGCAGCAAAAGATTTAGCGGTCGTGATGACCATTGAACAAGGGAAACCATTAAATCAAGCCGAAGCGGAAATTTTATCTGGTGCCGCTTGTCTGGATTGGAACGCAGAAGAAGTGAAACGTTTGAAAGGTGAAACAATTCCAGGGCCAACTGGAGAACTCTTACTTGTGCAACATGAACCTTTGGGTGTCGTCGCAGCAATTACGCCATGGAATTTCCCATCGGCAATGATTACACGTAAAATGGCACCTGCAATTGCTGTAGGGAATACAGTGGTACTAAAACCATCGCCAGAAACACCGTTATCAGCGCTTGCATTAATGGCGTTGTTTGATAAAATTGGATTGCCTGCTGGTGTTGTAAACATTGTAACAGGTGATGCAAAAGCAATTGGTGGTGTACTAACCGCAGACAATCGTGTGCGTAAATTAACGTTTACTGGTTCGACTGCAGTGGGTAAAATGTTATTTGCGCAATCAGCAGATACGGTTAAAAAACTATCATTGGAACTGGGTGGTCATGCGCCGTTTATCGTGTTTGAAGATGCAAATGTGGATAAAGTAGTCGCTGATTTAGTAGCGGCTAAGTTTAGAAATAACGGTCAGGTGTGCACATCTCCAAATCGTATTTTTGTTCATGAATCAATTCAAGCGACATTCACTGAAAAATTAGTGTCTGCAGTAGAGCAAGTTAAAATCGCTAACGGTTTAGATGAAAATGCCAGCGCAGGTCCACTTATTCGTGAAGATGCGATTGAAAAAATTGATAAGCAACTTGATGATGCTAAAGGAAAAGGTGCAAAAATTCTTAGCGGTGGTGAACGTTTAACCGGTGCTGAGTTTGACGATGGTTATTTTTACAAACCAACTGTGATAACAGGTATTACAAAGGAAATGGCTATTTTCTATGAAGAAACCTTTGGCCCGGTATTACCGATTATTACATTTAATGAAGATGATGAAGTGATTGAAGCGGCTAACGATACACTGTACGGTTTAGCAAGTTACTTCTATACGAATGATATTGGTCGTATCGCTGAAGTTGGACGCCGTTTACAATATGGTATGGTTGGTGTCAATTCAATCAATATCTCATATCCACAAACACCGTTTGGTGGCGTGAAACATTCTGGTTTCGGTAGAGAAAATGGTGCACAAGGATTGTCTGATTATATACAAGTCAAATTTTTAAATATTACCTATAAAAAATAA
- a CDS encoding PspC domain-containing protein: MSKKLTKSRSDRKLAGVCGGLAAYFNIDATIVRLIFAIGALFSFGTLLLIYIVLYFVLPDETAGNTYRSSTEDEANKSW, from the coding sequence ATGAGTAAAAAATTAACTAAATCACGTAGTGATCGTAAACTAGCAGGTGTATGTGGTGGCTTAGCAGCTTATTTTAATATTGATGCAACGATTGTACGTCTAATCTTTGCTATTGGCGCCTTGTTTAGCTTTGGAACATTATTACTTATCTACATTGTGTTATACTTTGTATTACCTGATGAAACGGCAGGCAATACATATCGTTCAAGTACAGAAGACGAAGCCAATAAATCATGGTAA
- the uvrB gene encoding excinuclease ABC subunit UvrB, whose translation MGNETFKLESPYQPAGDQPRAIEKLVKNLKNGVKQQTLLGATGTGKTFTVSNVIRDLNKPTLVIAHNKTLAGQLYSEFKEFFPENAVEYFVSYYDFFQPEAYVPSKDLYIEKDSSVNDEIDQLRHSATASLLERRDTIVIASVSCIYGLGDPKSYFDRLISLREGMEIERNTLLRRLVDIQFERNDIDFQRGRFRVRGDVVEIFPASRSERCLRIEFFGDEIERIREMDALTGEIIADREHVTIFPATHFVTAPEKMEVAMQNIRVELAEQLKYFRDEGKLIEAQRLEQRTNYDLEMLEEIGYCSGVENYSRQIELRPPGSTPHTLIDYFPDDFQIIIDESHVTMPQIRGMFNGDQARKQMLVDYGFRLPSALDNRPLRLEEFEEHVNQITYISATPGPYELEQNPDVIEQIIRPTGLLDPEVEIRPIDGQIDDLIGEINKRIEVDERVLITTLTKRMSEDLTDYLKELGIKVQYLHSEVKTIERLEILQDLRRGKFDVLVGINLLREGIDIPEVSLVAILDADKEGFLRSERSLIQTMGRAARNANGHVLMYANRITDSMQKALDETERRRIIQKAYNEEHGITPTTIKKAIHEVVSAGNTDVVEEVEEVIDTRTIAELEDDMKEAARMLDFETAAAIRDKILALKTSDEEE comes from the coding sequence ATGGGTAACGAGACATTTAAATTAGAATCACCGTATCAACCTGCGGGTGATCAACCACGAGCAATTGAAAAATTAGTGAAAAACCTGAAAAATGGCGTTAAACAGCAAACTTTGTTAGGCGCAACAGGAACAGGGAAAACATTTACTGTCTCGAATGTGATTCGAGATTTAAATAAGCCGACCCTTGTCATCGCTCACAATAAAACGTTAGCAGGGCAACTTTATAGTGAGTTCAAGGAGTTCTTTCCGGAAAACGCTGTGGAGTATTTTGTTAGTTATTATGATTTTTTTCAACCAGAAGCCTATGTGCCATCAAAAGATCTTTATATTGAAAAAGATTCGAGTGTGAATGACGAAATTGATCAACTGCGACATTCTGCTACCGCCTCATTACTAGAGCGTCGCGATACAATTGTTATTGCCAGTGTATCTTGTATCTATGGTTTAGGTGATCCAAAATCTTATTTTGATCGTCTGATTTCTTTACGTGAAGGGATGGAAATTGAACGCAATACATTATTGCGTCGTTTGGTCGACATTCAATTTGAACGTAACGACATTGATTTTCAACGCGGGCGTTTTCGTGTGCGCGGGGATGTTGTGGAAATTTTCCCAGCTTCACGTAGTGAACGTTGTTTGCGTATTGAATTTTTTGGCGATGAAATCGAACGAATTCGTGAAATGGATGCCTTAACAGGCGAAATAATCGCTGACCGTGAGCATGTAACGATTTTCCCTGCGACTCACTTTGTGACAGCACCTGAAAAAATGGAAGTAGCGATGCAAAATATCCGTGTTGAGTTGGCTGAACAGCTCAAATACTTTCGTGATGAAGGGAAGTTAATTGAAGCGCAACGTTTGGAACAGCGCACAAACTATGATTTAGAAATGTTGGAAGAAATTGGTTATTGTTCAGGAGTGGAAAACTATTCACGACAAATTGAATTACGCCCGCCAGGTTCAACACCTCATACATTGATTGATTACTTTCCAGATGATTTCCAAATTATTATTGATGAATCGCATGTGACAATGCCGCAAATTAGAGGGATGTTTAATGGGGATCAAGCGCGTAAACAAATGCTTGTCGATTATGGCTTCCGTTTACCATCAGCACTTGATAACCGCCCGTTACGCTTGGAAGAATTCGAAGAACACGTCAATCAAATTACTTATATTTCAGCAACACCAGGTCCTTATGAATTGGAACAAAATCCAGATGTTATTGAACAAATTATTCGTCCGACAGGTTTGCTTGATCCCGAAGTTGAAATCCGTCCAATTGATGGTCAAATTGACGATCTTATTGGTGAAATTAATAAGCGGATTGAAGTGGACGAACGGGTATTAATTACAACTTTGACAAAACGAATGTCGGAAGATTTAACAGATTATCTCAAAGAGTTAGGCATTAAAGTGCAGTACCTCCATTCAGAGGTGAAGACGATTGAACGTTTAGAAATATTACAAGATTTACGTCGTGGTAAGTTTGATGTGTTAGTTGGAATTAACTTGTTAAGAGAGGGAATTGATATTCCAGAAGTTTCTCTTGTTGCCATTTTAGATGCCGATAAGGAAGGTTTCTTACGTTCTGAGCGCTCACTTATTCAAACGATGGGACGCGCGGCTCGTAATGCCAACGGTCACGTGTTAATGTATGCGAATCGTATTACTGATTCGATGCAAAAAGCATTGGATGAAACGGAACGTCGTCGTATTATTCAAAAAGCTTATAATGAAGAACATGGTATTACACCAACGACGATTAAGAAAGCGATTCACGAAGTTGTTTCTGCGGGTAATACGGATGTCGTTGAAGAGGTTGAAGAAGTAATCGATACACGTACAATCGCGGAATTAGAAGATGACATGAAAGAGGCAGCCCGTATGCTCGATTTTGAAACGGCTGCAGCGATTCGTGATAAAATATTAGCACTCAAAACAAGTGATGAAGAAGAGTAG
- a CDS encoding DUF4097 family beta strand repeat-containing protein, whose product MENERKRILEFVKQGVITTEEALVLLENMAKKEGATVAEEKVNRTDSQNQEQNKRTEPQNEKAQSQYKRNDSNEWEQHKEQSTKETSEGTDWNRMGDQIGSFMNDAFKQLKEVAVPFLKSARLERHFVYNKPTASNITLDVFNGHVEVVESDNEDIHLFVKAQNYKPIKQEDMESYFFKQTSLQNDDDNFVFKSPSKGIRVDVVLQLPAGKYDLISVKSLNGNISISELSCNDLLAKSTNGNIIIGKLDATDAEIQSVNGELRIDKATLRQIEMTTVNGPIHYTGDSKQVELQTKNGLINARIEGIDTEEAKIRTTAGTIKVAVPNDIGIDGDIRSNFGKIQLNLSDFDILQDEKDKVKKHTIFSKMPVSPGNITLVCDSSAGNVQIEEYRI is encoded by the coding sequence ATGGAGAATGAAAGAAAACGAATTTTAGAATTTGTGAAACAAGGTGTAATTACGACAGAAGAAGCGCTTGTTTTATTAGAGAATATGGCTAAAAAAGAGGGCGCAACTGTTGCTGAAGAAAAAGTGAACCGTACAGATTCACAAAACCAAGAGCAAAATAAGCGTACGGAACCGCAAAATGAAAAAGCTCAATCACAATATAAACGTAATGATTCCAATGAATGGGAGCAACATAAAGAACAATCTACAAAAGAAACGTCCGAAGGTACTGACTGGAATCGTATGGGTGACCAAATTGGTAGTTTCATGAATGATGCATTCAAACAATTGAAAGAAGTGGCGGTACCTTTTCTGAAATCAGCTCGCTTAGAACGTCATTTTGTATATAACAAACCAACTGCTTCTAATATTACACTCGATGTTTTTAATGGGCATGTTGAGGTTGTTGAAAGTGATAATGAAGACATCCATCTTTTTGTCAAAGCGCAAAACTATAAACCAATTAAACAAGAAGATATGGAAAGTTACTTTTTCAAACAAACAAGTTTACAAAATGATGACGATAATTTTGTGTTTAAATCACCTTCGAAAGGGATCCGTGTGGATGTTGTTTTACAATTACCAGCGGGTAAATATGATCTGATTTCAGTTAAAAGCTTGAATGGTAATATTTCTATTAGTGAACTTAGCTGTAATGATTTATTAGCAAAATCAACGAACGGCAACATTATTATAGGTAAATTGGATGCGACAGATGCAGAAATTCAATCAGTTAATGGTGAATTACGCATTGATAAAGCAACATTGCGTCAAATTGAAATGACTACTGTTAACGGGCCGATTCATTACACAGGTGATTCTAAACAAGTTGAATTACAAACTAAAAACGGTTTGATTAATGCCCGCATTGAAGGTATTGATACAGAAGAAGCGAAGATCCGCACAACGGCAGGTACAATTAAAGTTGCTGTACCTAATGACATCGGTATTGATGGCGATATCCGTTCGAACTTTGGTAAGATTCAATTAAATCTCTCGGATTTTGATATTTTACAAGACGAGAAAGATAAAGTGAAAAAACATACCATCTTTAGTAAAATGCCTGTATCACCAGGTAACATTACACTGGTGTGTGATAGTTCAGCCGGTAATGTTCAAATAGAAGAATATAGAATATAG
- a CDS encoding phage holin family protein has product MKWLSGIVINAIVFIAIAGFTQSFHVASIWVALGASFVLAVLNILLKPILIILTLPINFLTLGFFTFVINAFLLQLTSKIVGSSAFHIDTFGIALLIAIAMTIVNMAISSAFRKEG; this is encoded by the coding sequence ATGAAATGGTTAAGTGGGATTGTTATTAATGCCATCGTGTTTATCGCCATTGCAGGATTCACTCAAAGTTTCCATGTGGCATCGATATGGGTTGCACTTGGTGCAAGCTTTGTTCTAGCAGTGCTAAATATATTACTAAAACCAATTTTAATTATACTAACACTGCCAATTAACTTTTTAACACTCGGTTTTTTCACCTTTGTTATTAATGCGTTTTTATTACAATTGACATCAAAAATCGTAGGTAGCAGTGCTTTCCATATCGATACCTTTGGTATCGCTCTTCTAATCGCAATTGCGATGACAATTGTAAATATGGCAATCAGTTCGGCGTTTAGAAAAGAAGGTTAA